In a genomic window of Chaetodon trifascialis isolate fChaTrf1 chromosome 8, fChaTrf1.hap1, whole genome shotgun sequence:
- the tcea2 gene encoding transcription elongation factor A protein 2: MAKNQEVERIAKKLDKMVHKKNTDGALDLLRELKNIKMSLETLQSTRVGMSVNAVRKQSSDEEVQTLAKALIKSWKKLLDGSSEKKKDGSPERSSSTSKDSGSSEKSSKESPTNPTLPPRVTSFPPPPVTADNVRTKCRELLVVALQTDDDHLTIGVDCEHLAAQIEEEIFQEFKVTDVKYKTRLRSRISNLKDQKNPDLRRNVLCGNISPRRIASMTAEEMASAELKQIREALTKESIREHQLSKVGGTETDMFICNKCHGKSCTYTQVQTRSADEPMTTFVLCNSCGNRWKFY, encoded by the exons gacgGAGCTCTGGACCTGCTGAGGGAACTGAAGAACATCAAGATGTCTCTGGAGACGCTGCAG tcgACCAGAGTTGGGATGTCGGTGAACGCCGTGAGGAAGCAGAGCTCAGATGAAGAAGTTCAAACTCTGGCCAAAGCTCTTATCAAGTCCTGGAAGAAACTGCtgg ACGGTTcgtcagagaagaagaaggacgGCTCCCCTGAGAGGTCGTCGTCCACCTCCAAGGACTCCGGCAGCAGCGAGAAAAG caGTAAGGAGTCGCCCACCAACCCCACCCTCCCCCCTCGGGtcacctccttccctccccctcccgTCACCGCCGACAACGTGAGGACGAAGTGTCgagagctgctggtggtggcGCTGCAGACTGATG atgacCACCTGACCATCGGGGTCGACTGTGAGCACCTGGCGGCACAGATCGAAGAGG AGATCTTCCAGGAGTTCAAGGTGACAGATGTGAAGTATAAAACTCGTCTACGGAGCCGCATCTCCAACCTGAAGGACCAGAAGAATCCAGACCTGCGCCGCAACGTCCTGTGTGGAAACATCTCGCCGCGACGCATCGCCAGCATGACCGCCGAG gAGATGGCGAGTGCAGAGCTGAAGCAGATCAGAGAGGCTCTGACCAAAGAGTCCATCAGAGAGCATCAGCTGTCCAAGGTCGGAGGGACGGAGACGGACATGTTCATCTGCAACAAGTGTCACGGAAAGAGCTGCACGTACACACAA gtaCAGACCCGCAGTGCCGATGAGCCCATGACGACCTTTGTGTTGTGTAACAGCTGCGGCAACCGATGGAAG TTCTACTGA